A window of the Lentibacillus sp. JNUCC-1 genome harbors these coding sequences:
- a CDS encoding ATP-binding protein — translation MEAAGSLLKKSFPFKECHEKECEQCGSLYKLYETPKGVLGACKHCMDHQLLKELNVPTKEERERLKEKRFIATFERVTHDLKEATIDSYIPTETSQSKAKEVARQYVKTFDGVHSLLFSGSCGLGKSHLSFAITKELRQKGYKTLYIKVTDLFDFIKNTYKPNSNLDEMQIFKMADELDLLVLDDIGSEYVKANEYGHESWASDVLYKIFDMRLNKSVICSTNYSEKMLTEKYGNHGGRIIDRMMDLTKAVRLEGESYRRKERF, via the coding sequence ATGGAAGCAGCTGGATCACTTCTTAAAAAGTCATTCCCTTTTAAAGAATGTCATGAAAAAGAATGTGAGCAATGTGGAAGTCTGTACAAATTATATGAAACACCTAAAGGCGTTCTTGGAGCATGTAAACATTGTATGGACCATCAACTATTAAAGGAGCTAAACGTGCCAACAAAAGAAGAAAGAGAAAGGCTAAAAGAAAAGCGGTTTATTGCAACTTTTGAACGAGTTACACACGATTTGAAGGAAGCAACGATTGATTCCTATATACCGACAGAAACATCACAGTCGAAAGCAAAAGAAGTAGCCAGACAATATGTCAAAACCTTTGATGGTGTTCATTCACTTCTGTTTAGCGGAAGTTGTGGCCTCGGAAAAAGCCATTTATCTTTTGCAATTACTAAAGAGCTGCGGCAAAAAGGTTATAAAACGCTCTATATAAAGGTCACTGATCTATTTGATTTTATCAAAAACACGTACAAACCTAATTCAAATTTAGATGAGATGCAGATCTTCAAAATGGCAGACGAGTTAGACTTGTTGGTGCTTGATGATATTGGTTCTGAATATGTAAAGGCAAACGAATATGGACATGAAAGCTGGGCATCTGATGTGTTGTATAAAATATTCGATATGCGACTCAATAAATCGGTTATTTGCTCAACGAATTACTCTGAAAAAATGCTTACTGAGAAATATGGAAATCACGGAGGCCGTATTATTGATCGGATGATGGA